The Deltaproteobacteria bacterium region AATCGGCGGATTCTACGACGCGGACCTCGATGCGCGCTCCTACGGCGGTCTCGTCACCGTGGAACTTCCCTTGTGGAACTGGAACCGCGCCCCCGTGCGCCGCGCGCGGGCCGAGCGCGAATCCGCCGTGTGGCGCGCACGCCTCGACGAGCGCGTCACCCTGGAGCGCGTGGTCGCACTTCACGCGCGCCTGACCGCGCTCGAACGCAATCTCGTCGAGCGGGAGAAAAACGTTCTGCCTCGAAACCGCGAGGTGCTGCGTTCACTCGAAGTCGGGTATCGCGTCGGCGAGATCGGCCTGCTCGACATGCTCGACGCGCGCCGCGAACTGGTGCGCACGACGACCGGCACCCTCGCGATGCTCGCCGAATTCCACCTGCTGCTGTCCGAACTTCACGTCCTTCTGGGAGATCCCGACCATGTCTAGTCGAATCACAGGTATCCTTTCGTACTT contains the following coding sequences:
- a CDS encoding TolC family protein, translated to IGGFYDADLDARSYGGLVTVELPLWNWNRAPVRRARAERESAVWRARLDERVTLERVVALHARLTALERNLVEREKNVLPRNREVLRSLEVGYRVGEIGLLDMLDARRELVRTTTGTLAMLAEFHLLLSELHVLLGDPDHV